In the Syntrophus aciditrophicus SB genome, GGGGTTAAAAATCTTTTCTTTAATTCATTCTTGCCCTTTTCCCTGGCATTCAGCAGAACTTCCATGGCCGTATTGACTTTCATGCCAAGAAAAAATACGAACCTTAAAATGTCATTTACATGAAAACTTCTGCACACTGATCGATGACGGAATGATCCGGGGCGGAATCTGATTTTTCGCAGAAAGACGATGCCGCGGCAGTGAATGTCGGCGATCGTTCCCTCGGTCGCCGGGTGCCGCTTTGTCAATGTTTTTATTGCATGCCGGCACAAAACCCAATATAAATATTGCAAATCCCTTTTTTGCAGAGGCTTTCAGACACCCCTGCTTCTTCAGGCGGAATTACTTCAGAGATAAACGCCCTTACAAACCGTCACGGTATTGGCTGTTGTGTATTTTTTTGCGGCGGCATCCTGGAATTGGTTATCTGCACTGCAATTCGCAAGCAAAACAGAAAAGTGTGCTTTGCTTATCTTGCTGTCCAGGGGGATGATCTTCACAGTTGACTGGAAGGACGTTTTCAATGACTGCGAATCTTACAGAAGTACTTCATAAATACAGCAAAGAGGTGGCCAGGCAATGGGCGGAATGCCTCCATCAGGAGGTCAGCGAACTTTACGCCAGACGTCCTCTTGAAGAGCTCATAGCCACGACATCACAGGCCGGCGAAGCATACCTGGCCGCGATTGTGCACCACGACTGCTCCCAGATAGATGCCTTTATCGCCAGAATCAGCAAACTGCGTCTGGAGGGCGGCTTTTCTCTATCGGAAGTCCAGAAGGCCTTTGAAATTTATCGAACGCTCCTGATTCCGATCCTTGTAAAAGAACTGAGAGGCGATGCCCTGCTCAGCGCCCTGCAAAGTCTCAATAATTGCATGAGTCACACCATCTTCTCTTTCAGCGACTATTTCCACAACATGGCCAATGCCAGATTGATGGAAAAGCAGAAGAAACTCGACGAAGATCTCAAGGCGGCGGCTGGAATCCAGCAGTGTCTCCTGCCACGGAAACTCGAGAAACGACCGAAATTTGAAAATGTGGATATCGACTGGAAATTCATGCCCTGCGAAACGATCGGCGGTGACATCTTCAATATCATCCACCTCGATGAGGATCATCTAGGGTTTTACATGATCGATGTCAGTGGACACGGGGTACCCTCTGCCCTGGTAACCTTTTCCATTTCCCAGGCCCTTCAGCCCCAGATGGGCTACACCATCCGGAAACGACCCGGCCTCTCCCCGGATTATGAAATCGTACCTCCCGGCGAGGTTCTGAAGGCGCTTGATTCGGAATATCCCTGGGAACGTTTCGAGAAATTTCTGACCATTATCTATGTCATCGTGGATATCCGCAGCGGTCGTCTGATCTACAGCAACGCAGCTCATCCTCCTCCCATTCTTCTCCACGCCGATGGAACTTTTGAACTCCTGGAAAAAGGGGGAACCATCATCGGCATGGATGGCATTCTCCCCTTTGAAGAGGAAGAGAAGGCTTTTTCCCCAGGGGATAAAATACTTCTCTATACGGATGGGGTTTTTGAATTCACGAATGACGAGGGGGAATTATACGGGGAGAAACGGTTTTATCCTCTTGTAAAAAGCCTGAGCGGGCTGGCCGTCGGTAAAGTTCTGGACGAGATCATCCTGACGATCGAGCGTTTCGCGCGGGGAGAGAAATTTCCCGATGATGTGAGCCTCATGGGAATTGAATTTAAAGAAGAAAGCAAGACAACTTAAGCAGGGAAAGAGATATCGCGCCGGGTCAATGAGGCTCAAAAGTCTCGGTCCGGCGTTTTTGCGCTCAAGGCATCAGTCGGGACCGGATTGCGCGGATGATATTTTCCAGAATGTCATCCGGGCAACTGCGCATGTCGATCCCTTCTTCTCTGAGATAAGGGCTCAGAGTTTCGTACAGATCTTCAGGAAGCCCCCCATATTGACCAAGAAAGGACTGAAGCCGCGCGTTGAAACTGAAGATCCGCTTATTCCGATCAGACAGGGCAAGGTAGTCATCAATGATTTTCAGAAACCTGCCCCGGTCCTCCGGCAGTTTCCCATATAAATCAAGGAGATTGGAAGCACTGTCACTCAAGAGTTCCGTCTTTACATGAATTCCACTGATCATGATTCTCAGCTCCCTGATGATCTGTTCTTCCGGACACTCCTCAAACTCGCCGTCTTTTAAAGCCTTTTCAAGAGGGGTCTGTGGAAAAATTTCCAGCGTCCGCAACCGGACGAAATCAGGGGCGGCGGCATTGATGACCCGTGCCGTTTCAGTGGCATGCTCCTCTGATAATTCTGTACCACCGAGGCCGGGCATGATGTAAACGGAGCAGGAAAGACCGGCCTCTTTGATCTTCAGGCAGCCCTCCACGTGCTCCGCGCTGCTTTCCCCTTTATTCATGAAAGCCAGGACCCTGTCGCTTCCGCTTTCAACGCCGAAGTGCACCCGATTCAGTCCTGCTGCGGCCATGGCCCGCAGATCAGCAAGGCTTCGCTGTCGAGCCGCTGTTCTTGTCCTTCCATAAACGGTAAAGCGTTTGATGGAGGGGAAACGGGATTTGATTTCATTGACGACCGTGGCCAGAAATTCCGGTTTCAGGATCAGGCCATCCGCATCGCCAAGGAAGCAGGTTTCGCCCCCGGCCAAGCGCCAGGTCAGCACATGGGCGAGGCTGTCCTGAAGTGAAGGCTGGTCGTTAAACCAGGAGAAAAACCAGGCCAGTCTCGGGTCGACATCGGCGGAAAGCTCCGCGGCAGCCCGGCGCGTCTGGACGTCATGACCGGCTTTCTTCGCGACCTGGAGAATCTCATCGGCAAGCCCCGGCAATTTGCTGTAATCAGACTGGGTATATTTCGGACTGCCGATCCCCTGTTCCCGCATCAGATCATCCAACGCCTTCGCTCTTTCGATGTCTCTCAGAACTTCGTCGAGAGAGCGCCTGGAAAAAACAGCGCCCATTTTATAGACAGGGCAGAATCTGCATTTGTTCCAATAGCAGTTGCGGGTCAGGCGAAAGGTCAGGCTTGCGTTTTCGGTAGGAGGTCGAATCGTGCAGATTTCAAAGGGCTCCAAGGCGATCAAATCCGTACTGGTCATAAAATTCATCCTCCCCTGATGTCTTTGTTTAATCTCCAGGCGGATCTTTCTTATATCCATAGGTACCAGATACCAGATAACCAAGGCGATCACAACCGGGCCTTTCACGATATTGTGATGCCTGTCTGCAATTCTCATCAACCGTTCAGACTGGGCCCGAACGGGGTTTGGCAAGCTCCGCCTTACAGACAATGAGACATAGGTATTTTTACCGTCCCATGGACATCGTGATGGACGACAACAAAATCATCCTGCACGTCTGTCACTTGCGCATTCCCTATCTGGACATCGGATTTATTGTAGCAGAGAACGTAATAACTGCACCCCATTCTCGGCATGTCCAGCGTTCCTTTTTTCCCGATCAACGTTTTCAAGTAATCTTTATAATTATAATTCATGTTCAATGCCTCCCATTGTCTCATCCATAACCGGTAAATTCTTTGTTTTCCTCAGACCGTCTTTTTTGATTATCATCTTATTCTCGTCATTGATGACATTCAATGGGGGCAATGTGATAAGCTTCACCGATATTCAATGGGTGTACAGTGATATGCTTCACCAAAAAAGAGCGAATAGAAAGGATTGAGAAAAGGGAACATGGAAACAGTTCGATATGACAGGAGTGTAAAACGATGAAGGTCATCGCCGGTAACGGAGGTACTCGAAAAAACCGGAACACGACCCCACTCCTGCAAAAAGCCCTTAATGGGGCGACATCGCAGGGCGCGGAACCCGTCAGTTCTGGCCCAGTTTCATCAGCAGGAGGGATAAAACCGTCATGAATATTCCCGCCGTTTTCAGCACCGTCAATTTTTCCCGGTAAATGACAACCGCCAGGATATTGGCGATGACGAAATTCATACCCACCACGGGAACGATGATGGACAGGGGTCCTGTCTCCATGGCCCGAAGCAGGATAAAAAAGGCTGCGAAATTGACCAGCCCTAAGACAAAACCGATCAGCAGTGCTTCTCCGTAGCGGCGGCTGGCCCCCTCTTTCTCGAAAGGCTTCCGGAACCCCAGGGAAAAGAGCATGCTGAGCGAATACGTGAGAGCGATGAAAGCAAGCGAATTCGTATACAAGGCGGCAAACTTGCTGGAAACCGCCGCCACGGCTCCGGACAGGACGGCCAGCCCGATCAGAATCAGCCCCTTGCGGATGTTTCGGTTCCCCTGTCTTTCTTCCTCGGAAAACCGCGTCAAAGTCATGATGACGCCAATGGCGAGAATGATGCCCGCGATCTGATAACCGTTCAGCGAATCCTGAAAATAGAAAATGGAGAAAAGGACCGCGAGAACCGCGCTCATCCGCGTCATCGGATAGACAATCGTCGTAGGCAGATAACGGAGCGCCTCGATGGTCACGACCGTATCGACGAAAAAGGTCAGGCTGTTGATCGCGGCCAGGGCCAGCAGCCAGTTCAGGTTTCTCAGCGCTTCATCTGAGGCGAACCAGAGAACAGTGCTCAAGAGTGCCACCGTCCCCATAAAGGACAGGGTCGTCCAGGCGGTGTTGCAGTTCCGTTCCGCCGATACCTTGTAGAGGAAACGCTGAATCCCATAGAGGAAGAAACAGACAATTGTCAAAAAAAACCAGTTCACTTTATTTCACCAGAAAATCCGGCAAGTCATGATGGCCGTTCCACCCTGCCCCCCTGCTAAGCATCGATCAGCAGGTCTTTCTTCATCCTTGATAAAAAAGGAGACTCAAACTTCCGAGTCCCCTTTTGAGAATTTCAAGAGCTGAAAGGCCTTTACTTTTGCCCGGGAGCGGGAACTGCTTCCTCAGCCTTTTTCCCCATCTCGGTCCCCTCGATCCAATGCCTGGATATCCCTGACCCAATATTTCTGTTCAGTTACAGAGCAGAAAGAGTAAATCTTCATTCCGCATTTTTCAACTTGCTTTTGGAAACAAAAGGATTTCCAGTCGCACCATAACAATAAAGTTGAAAAAATCGAAGTCGGATTGCTCCTTCTCAACCGTTTCGACAAATTCTTTTTCCAAACCTCCAAAGTGAACATTATCACCAATTTCCCATGAAATATCAGTGATCCATATCACTCTGTCCCTCTTGAATATGAATGGGTGACGCAAATAAAATAGTCAACAGGAAAGGCGGATAAAGGAGCATTCTAAATAGGCTCTTAAAGTTGGGACACGCAGGAATGACGCTTCATATTCCGGAGGGATTGACCATGAATTACAAAGAATATTTGAAAACGATGATCAGAAGAAGAGGAACACTGGACATGCCCGAGGATGGATCCTGTTACACGCTTCGCTTCAATGAATCAGACGCCCGGCTCAAGAATGCCCATCTCGTTGAAGTGCAGGATGATTTTGTGGTCATCCACCATGATCACCATGGAATGCTCAAAATCCCCCTCTTCTCCCTGGTCGATCCTTATTTAAGGTTACGCATGGAGGCACAGGATATCCAGAACAGCGCTGACCGTATTGTGAATACAGAGATAGAAAGGGGATAAGAAAATGGAAAGCAGGATAACACCAACGAAACGAGAACTCGCGCGATACAAGGCACTCAGTGACGTGGGCCTGACAGCGAATGCGGTTGCAGTCAGGTTGGGAAGATATCCCAAAACCGTCCGGAAATATCTGCGCTCCGATGTTTACAAAGATCCGGGAATAACGGCGATGGTCGATACCATCAAAAGAAAGGAGCTGGCCTATCTGTACTTTCTTGGCGCGAAGCCCCGGAAGCAGCCCAGGGAACGGCTCGATAAAAGATATATTGCGAACGGAAATGCACCCCGGTCTACGTTTCGATCATGACCTGAAGCGCGGGTACGCTGTTTTCCCGTAAAGAACTCGAAATTTGGTTTCAGGCATCCATCACCGGGCGAAACGAATAAAGATCATCTTCAACGCATATTGAAAGAGTGGAAAAAGAACATGGCAACCTTGACAAAATCCACCGAAAAAAAAATACCACGCAGTCGGAGGATGAGACTGTTCGGTTGTAGCGATTCAATCCTGAGCAATACGACGGTTTATTTGAATCCCTATCCGGAACCCCGCAGCCCCGTCTCTGGAGAAAAGGCTGCCCTGTTCGCCGCTGCGACCCGGTCCTTAAACAGAAGAGACTCATAGAGGCGATGCGGACAGAACCTTTATTATCCGTATTTCCTTGCCCGGTTTCTTGTGTTTGACAATTTTGAAAAAATATTATAGCAGCCTTTCCCATGATGACATCAAAAGAAGACTTTATCAAAAAACTATGCCTTAACGACGAGGAAACCGATGGGCATACTCCTCTCAGGCGTACAAACCCGGCGCTGGAGCGAGTCATAGACGGTATGGAAAGGCTGCTGGAAGAACTGGCAAAAGAGGAAGAACAGGAAAAGGATTCTTAAGTCCTTTTAATCAGCTTCACCTTTGAATCCCTTCCCCTCTTCTGCGCATACCTCCCAATTATCGGATGTTCTCTTGTCTCAAAAAACAGCGCCCAATTACAGGATCAGACTGAACCTCTCATTCAATATATAGAATGGCAAGGATCTCAGAACGCAACCTGAATCCGGGTCATGCCATTCAGTTCCGGGATGGGAAACCTATCCGACCAAGTTCTTGTGCTCCACCATTAAGCATCTCGACTGAACAACACAGATCCCTGCTGAACGGGCCTTTTTTGCCGCTTCGTTGTGTACCAGCCCCAATTGCATCCATATGGCCCCCGCCTTGATCCCAATCGCTTCTTCAACGACTTCCGGGATGGCATCCACATCACGAAAGATGTCCACGATATCAACCGGTTCGGTAATCGAAGCAAGGTTGGGGTAGCATTTCTCTCCCATAATCTCCTTCCTGGTCGGATTGACCGGAATAATCCGGTATCCTTTCCCTTTGAGATAGGCGGCCACACGATAACTGGCCCGGTCGGGACGATCTGAAAGCCCAACAACAGCGATGGTTCGGCAACTTTTGAGTATGGCCGCCATCTCTTCACCGGGGGGATTGCCACCGGGAGCGTCACTGCCAGAGTTTAAATCTTCTTTTTCGTTTTCTCTTTTCATCTTTGTATCTTCCCTCTCAATTTTCTAAACCAGCAACAATTCATATCTTTTTCTCTCTGTGAATCGGCATTTCAGTTTGATCCCTTCTCAATTTCCATGGCTGATTCACCTTTGTTTTCAATTTGTTGATTTACCGCAACCTTTGGTCGACGCCCTGGTCGGTACAAACGCAGGCAACACGTCAAATCTCCGAATCGAATTACAAAGCAACTCGAAGATTATTCAAAAACGGGACTAAAAAATCAGTTTAACTAAAACTTTAAAGACTTGGTCCAAACGGAAGATAAGGCGGCGGAAAAGACCTGACTCTAATGCAGAAAAAAGAATTGGTATGATTAATTGGAAAATTACCCCGGCAATAAAATGGATCGTTATTGTCGGTTTTGCTCAGGATGGAATCCACTTATGCCACTTATAATAAATAAACTTGATTACTAATTGAACCAGAAGAGTACGGGAATAAGGAGAAGAACGTTTCATCGCCGGAGTAATGATGCTGAATTACACTTAACGCTGAACATTTGTCAATAGGGGCAATGTGAAATATGTCACTCAACGGGACGAAAATAAGAGCTTCTGATAAAGAAGACCCTTTATTGAAATTGAAATCCCGTACCCCCCCCCTAAACAAATCTGCAAAAGCAGCGCGTGAAAACATAGTGTTTTTCCGTCAGCATTGAGAAGCGACCTCCTGAAATCTCCCGCTCATTTTTTTAATTTCGCTGCTGCCGGTTTTTCGATCAATAATTCAAGCAGATGTTTTGCCGTGGGAAATAATGAGTTGATCAGACGGGATCGATAAAATCATCCCCCCATACCGACATGAGATTTCTGGTCTTCATCAATCTGGTATCCAGAGTTTCCGGAAAGACAGGAAATTCATTCATGGTATCAGCCGCCAGGAAGGAGGTGAGTTTAACGGCAACGAGAAAACCGCACTGTGGACAACGGAAATGGAGTTTTTCGGAATAGGGATCAAGTCTCTGCTCTCTGGGTACGTCCGGCTGGAATTCAGCTGATTCCGGCCCCATCGATTTGCTCAGCCCTTCATATCCACAGCATGTGCATCGAATTCCTTTAGAAATCATATAACCGCTCCTTATCCCAAAATGAATGTTCCGTGCGTTATCTTCATTATTTTATGTCGGAGGCTAACATGCCGCCTGCACCGCTTATATGGAGCCATGATGCCACAACTGAAAAGTAATGCAATACGGATTGATTACGGACGCTATAACAGGATTAAACTGTGACAGAAGGATGAATTGCAGCCCGCCGATCATTATTTGAAGCCATCATGTTCAAATTTTGCTGGACAGCAAGGCTTTTGACTGACTATGAAAGTTCCTGTTCACAGCTACCAGGAAACAGAAATCTTGAAGCATCGGCGGGAAGAATGAGCCTTGTGATCTGCTTGTTCTTAATTGATAGTACACAAAAGAGCAGTCAAACCGTCTTTCACAGAAGCATAAGGATGGTCTCATATGTTTGGTGCAATTGCCGGGGATGTCATCGGCTCCGTTTATGAGCTTACCCGCATAAAAACAATGAATTTCCAGTTATTCCAGAAGCACTCCCGCTATACCGACGATACGGTCATGACGCTGGCGATTGCTCATGCCATCCTTCACGAGAAGAACTATGCCGGATCGATGAAATCATTCGGGCGCAGATATCCGAACGCGGGTTACGGCCCGGCCTTCTTCGAATGGATATTTGCCCCTGAAAGCAGACCGTACCACAGCTGGGGAAACGGCTCGGCCATGCGCGTCAGTCCGATCGGCTATGCCTTTTCCACGAGGGAGACCGTGTTGTCGGAAGCTCGGAAGAGCGCCGAAGTTTCCCATAATCATCCGGAAGGCATCAAAGGCGCGCAGGCAGTCGCCCTTGCTGTCTTTCTCGCTCGAACAGGGGCAGGGAAAAAAGACATCCGCAAAGAAATTCATGACCGATTCGAATACAACCTCAACCGGACGATTGATGACATTCGACCCGATTACCGGTTTGATGTTTCCTGTCAGGGATCCGTTCCCGAAGGCATTCTTGCCTTTCTCGATTCCGAAGATTATGAGGACGCGATTAGAAAAGCGGTCTCCCTGGGCGGCGACAGCGATACTCTTGCCTGCATCGCCGGCGGGATCGCCCAGGCCTTTTATAAGGAGATTCCCGCGGAAATTGTTAAGGAAGTGAGGAAAAGGCTGCCTCAGGAGTTTTTAGAGATTATCGACACATTCAACAAAAAATATACTGAATGAATCAGGGTTCTTAATAGTTTAATAGTTTTCAGCCAGCACTTCGAAATACGCCTGTTCATGATCACAGGAAGGACATTTTTCGGGCGCTTCCTCATTTTCGAGAACGTAACCGCAATTCCGGCATCGCCATTTCACCGGGGTGTCTTTCTTGAAAACCTTACCCTCCTGCAAATTAGCCAGCAGCTTCCGGTATCGGTTTTCGTGACTGGTCTCCGCCCTCGCGATCTGTCTCCATAAATCCGCGATCTCGTAAAACCCCTCTTCATCGGCTATATCCGCAAATTCAGGATAAAGATTCGACCATTCCTCGTATTCACCTGCCGCGGCCTCGGCAAGATTTTCAGCGGTGTTTCCGATCACCCCGGCAGGATAGGATGCCGTGATTTCCACCATCCCACCTTCCAGATATTTAAAGAACCGCTTTGCGTGTTCTTTTTCGTTGTCGGCCGTATCGGTGAAAATCCAGGAGATCTGTTCGAGCCCCTCCTTCTTGGCCTGGGAAGCAAAGTAGGTATAACGGTTTCTTGCCTGCGATTCCCCGGCAAAGGATTTAAGCAGATTCTGTTCTGTCTTCGTTCCTTTCAATAATGCCATAAATTGTACCTCCTCCTGAAATTGAATTGATATTTTTGCGCCGGACACCATGCCGCCGGCATTGTGATCCCGGCGCTTCTTTCCCGAATGGGGAACTTTATCCTGCATCAGGGATTCTTTTCACATGCCGCGGGCGGTTCCTTCCTTTTGAGTTGAGTCTTTTGTTGCCGAACATCCCCGCCCTTTCTGCATTCGGGACAGACACCATAGAAATCAACATGATTTTCAGTAATCTCGAATCCATGCCGGTCGGCTCCCGGGAGTTTCAGATCAAACTCCAGATAAATATCCACGATCTTTCGACACACTGTGCAAATGAGATGGTGATGACGGACGGTATCCGGGTCATACCGCTTCCTTCCCGAATCGATGGCCAGTTCGATGACATTGTCCTTTTTCTTCAGGGCCTTCAGAGTATTGTATACGGTGGCGAAGGACATGGTGGGAAACTTCTCCAATACGGCAGCGTAAATATCCGCTGCCGAAGGATGATCCCTGTTATCCTTCAGGTATTCCAGAATGGCCAGACGCTGCGGCGTCAGCTTAAAACCGAATTCTTTATATTTCTTCATGCGTATCAAATTATAACAATTATTATTTAATAACTTTTCTAAAAAATACATGACAAATGTACAATCGTCAATATTTTTCCCCGTTCCTGAACCCCATTTATTCTGTTAAAAAAGATAGTTAATAATAATCATACACTTACGAGACATTGATTTGCTTTATCATTTCATAATCGTCTCAGTGAAATGGAATGAAGTCTTGAAAGTGTTTGAATTCAGTTGACAGACTGACTTGACTATCGATTACTGAAAATTAACTTATTCCAGAGGATCAACGGCAGGATTTCTTGAATGCCGGATTACCCCGTGTTATCGAAGTTCTCTACCCCGGGTAAATCATGGCCACAACAATGATTTAAATAAATTATTTGCACATCGGTTATCTCGAAGGTATAAATAATGTATTTGAAACGACCCTGAACGATTAAAAAACATCATGAGCTTTGGACAACATTTTCAAATTCGGAAAGGAAGCAAAACATTACCTTCTGGTAACCCTTCATGAACACAATCTTGTTTGAAATTTCGATCATCGTTTTCCTGATCATTCTTAATGGTTTACTTGCTTTATCGGAACTTGCTCTTGTTTCCGCCAGCAGGGTCCGGTTGGAAAGACTGGCAAAGGAAGGTGACTCCAAGGCACTCACCGCGCTGGAACTCGCTGATACGCCGGACAGTTTTTTATCCACGATACAAATCGGCATTACGTTTGTCGGCATTCTGGCCGGCGCATTCGGCGGCGCAACCCTTGCGGGGCCGCTCACCGAATATTTTGCTGTCTTCCCCATGCTTGCCCCGTACGCTCCAACAATCAGCATCGCAGTCGTCGTCGTCTGCATCACCTATTTATCAATCGTTATCGGCGAACTGGTTCCGAAGCGGCTTGCACTCAGCAACCCGGAAAAGCTTGCCCGCCTGGTTGCCGTTCCGATCAAACGCCTTTCCCGGCTGGCACATCCCCTGGTTCTCTTGCTGAGCGCTTCAACCAATCTGACGCTGCGTATCTTTCACGTCCAGCCTTCCACCGAACCGGTTGTCACGGAAGAGGAGATAAGGTTGTTGATTGACAAGGGTACGCAGGCGGGAACCTTTCAGGAGTTCGAGCAGGATACGATCGAGCGTGTGTTTCGTCTGGCCGACCGCAGAGTGGCTTACCTGATGACCCCAAAATCTGAGATTGTCTGGCTTGACCTGGATGAAAGCCAGGAGGTGGCACAACGGAAGATCGCGGAGCATAAATATTCTTTCTACCCTCTCGTCCACGATACGCTTGACAATGTTGTGGGAGTGATTCGTGCGAAGGAACTTCTTGCCCTGATCATGGAGGGGAAGCCTTTTAATCTGAAAAGCGTCTGCCGTAAACCCCTTTACGTTTCCGAAACGACACCTGCAGTCAAGGTACTTGAATTATTCAAAAAATCAGGAATGCACATCGCTTTTGTCGTGGATGAGTACGGTGCGATTCTTGGACTCGTCACATTCGACGATATTCTGCATTCCGTCTTCGAAGACATCGAAGAGGGAGGCAATGGTGAAAAGGAAATCGTGGAAAGGGAAGACGGTTCGTGGCTCATATCGGGAAGTCTGCCCCTGGATGAGTTCATGGATTACATGGAAATCGGCGAACCGGATGAAGACGAGTTGACCGGAATGAATACCGTGGGCGGTTTTGTCATGACGATGCTCGGCACCGTTCCTGCTGAGGGACAGCATTTCATCTGGCGCGGACTGAGATGCGAAGTCGTCGACATGGACGGCAGGCGGGTCGACAAGATTATCGTTTCCCGATTAGAAGGCTGACATAAGCAAAAGGCGTTAATCCCCCCTCAGCAGATCTGATGCGTTCCGCAGGAAAGAATCTGGTAGCCGCGGCTTTTGTTTCGAAAAACGGTTGTGCCTTTGAGTCCCATTCGATAGGCCGCCACATAGATGTCGAGGATGTCGTCGGCCGTGGCCGTCTCCGGGAGATTGACGGTTTTGGAGACGGCATTGTCGACGGAGCTCTGGAAAGTCCTCTGGATATTGAGATGGGCAAACGGCGAGACCTCGTAGGCCTTCCGGAAAAGTCGCCGCCGCAGTTCATCCGCATCCGGCCTGTCCTTCGCCTTCCGCCACAAGGGATCTTCCACTTCCACCTCGATCCCGCCAGGCAGAATCCTCTTGTACCGGATGTCGTAAATCGGCTCTACGCCGCTGGATGTTCCGGCCAGAATGCTCAAGGTGCCGGTGGGGGCAATGGTCGTCGTGGTTGCATTTCGCTGGAGCAGGTTCTTTCTGTCCCACACACTGCCCTTGAAGTTGGGGAAAGGGCCGCGCTTTTCCGCCAGCCGGTTCGAAGCGATCTTCGATTCCCTCTCGATAAGCCGGATGATCTCCCCGCCGGTCCGCTCCGCGTCGGGAGAATCGTAAGGAATCCCGAGCCGGATGAGCAGGTGCGCAAATCCCATGACTCCGAGGCCGATCTTACGGTTCCCACTGGTCATCGCTCGAATCTCTTCTGAAGGGTACGTACTGACCTCAACCACATCATCCAGAAAACGGACGCCCAGGTGAGT is a window encoding:
- the rbr gene encoding rubrerythrin produces the protein MALLKGTKTEQNLLKSFAGESQARNRYTYFASQAKKEGLEQISWIFTDTADNEKEHAKRFFKYLEGGMVEITASYPAGVIGNTAENLAEAAAGEYEEWSNLYPEFADIADEEGFYEIADLWRQIARAETSHENRYRKLLANLQEGKVFKKDTPVKWRCRNCGYVLENEEAPEKCPSCDHEQAYFEVLAENY
- a CDS encoding DMT family transporter, with the translated sequence MNWFFLTIVCFFLYGIQRFLYKVSAERNCNTAWTTLSFMGTVALLSTVLWFASDEALRNLNWLLALAAINSLTFFVDTVVTIEALRYLPTTIVYPMTRMSAVLAVLFSIFYFQDSLNGYQIAGIILAIGVIMTLTRFSEEERQGNRNIRKGLILIGLAVLSGAVAAVSSKFAALYTNSLAFIALTYSLSMLFSLGFRKPFEKEGASRRYGEALLIGFVLGLVNFAAFFILLRAMETGPLSIIVPVVGMNFVIANILAVVIYREKLTVLKTAGIFMTVLSLLLMKLGQN
- a CDS encoding Fur family transcriptional regulator is translated as MKKYKEFGFKLTPQRLAILEYLKDNRDHPSAADIYAAVLEKFPTMSFATVYNTLKALKKKDNVIELAIDSGRKRYDPDTVRHHHLICTVCRKIVDIYLEFDLKLPGADRHGFEITENHVDFYGVCPECRKGGDVRQQKTQLKRKEPPAACEKNP
- a CDS encoding radical SAM protein codes for the protein MTSTDLIALEPFEICTIRPPTENASLTFRLTRNCYWNKCRFCPVYKMGAVFSRRSLDEVLRDIERAKALDDLMREQGIGSPKYTQSDYSKLPGLADEILQVAKKAGHDVQTRRAAAELSADVDPRLAWFFSWFNDQPSLQDSLAHVLTWRLAGGETCFLGDADGLILKPEFLATVVNEIKSRFPSIKRFTVYGRTRTAARQRSLADLRAMAAAGLNRVHFGVESGSDRVLAFMNKGESSAEHVEGCLKIKEAGLSCSVYIMPGLGGTELSEEHATETARVINAAAPDFVRLRTLEIFPQTPLEKALKDGEFEECPEEQIIRELRIMISGIHVKTELLSDSASNLLDLYGKLPEDRGRFLKIIDDYLALSDRNKRIFSFNARLQSFLGQYGGLPEDLYETLSPYLREEGIDMRSCPDDILENIIRAIRSRLMP
- a CDS encoding PP2C family protein-serine/threonine phosphatase produces the protein MTANLTEVLHKYSKEVARQWAECLHQEVSELYARRPLEELIATTSQAGEAYLAAIVHHDCSQIDAFIARISKLRLEGGFSLSEVQKAFEIYRTLLIPILVKELRGDALLSALQSLNNCMSHTIFSFSDYFHNMANARLMEKQKKLDEDLKAAAGIQQCLLPRKLEKRPKFENVDIDWKFMPCETIGGDIFNIIHLDEDHLGFYMIDVSGHGVPSALVTFSISQALQPQMGYTIRKRPGLSPDYEIVPPGEVLKALDSEYPWERFEKFLTIIYVIVDIRSGRLIYSNAAHPPPILLHADGTFELLEKGGTIIGMDGILPFEEEEKAFSPGDKILLYTDGVFEFTNDEGELYGEKRFYPLVKSLSGLAVGKVLDEIILTIERFARGEKFPDDVSLMGIEFKEESKTT
- a CDS encoding CoA-binding protein; translated protein: MKRENEKEDLNSGSDAPGGNPPGEEMAAILKSCRTIAVVGLSDRPDRASYRVAAYLKGKGYRIIPVNPTRKEIMGEKCYPNLASITEPVDIVDIFRDVDAIPEVVEEAIGIKAGAIWMQLGLVHNEAAKKARSAGICVVQSRCLMVEHKNLVG
- a CDS encoding ADP-ribosylglycohydrolase family protein; the encoded protein is MFGAIAGDVIGSVYELTRIKTMNFQLFQKHSRYTDDTVMTLAIAHAILHEKNYAGSMKSFGRRYPNAGYGPAFFEWIFAPESRPYHSWGNGSAMRVSPIGYAFSTRETVLSEARKSAEVSHNHPEGIKGAQAVALAVFLARTGAGKKDIRKEIHDRFEYNLNRTIDDIRPDYRFDVSCQGSVPEGILAFLDSEDYEDAIRKAVSLGGDSDTLACIAGGIAQAFYKEIPAEIVKEVRKRLPQEFLEIIDTFNKKYTE
- a CDS encoding hemolysin family protein, yielding MNTILFEISIIVFLIILNGLLALSELALVSASRVRLERLAKEGDSKALTALELADTPDSFLSTIQIGITFVGILAGAFGGATLAGPLTEYFAVFPMLAPYAPTISIAVVVVCITYLSIVIGELVPKRLALSNPEKLARLVAVPIKRLSRLAHPLVLLLSASTNLTLRIFHVQPSTEPVVTEEEIRLLIDKGTQAGTFQEFEQDTIERVFRLADRRVAYLMTPKSEIVWLDLDESQEVAQRKIAEHKYSFYPLVHDTLDNVVGVIRAKELLALIMEGKPFNLKSVCRKPLYVSETTPAVKVLELFKKSGMHIAFVVDEYGAILGLVTFDDILHSVFEDIEEGGNGEKEIVEREDGSWLISGSLPLDEFMDYMEIGEPDEDELTGMNTVGGFVMTMLGTVPAEGQHFIWRGLRCEVVDMDGRRVDKIIVSRLEG